The following proteins come from a genomic window of Paenibacillus sp. CAA11:
- a CDS encoding exonuclease SbcCD subunit D, giving the protein MRILHTGDWHLGRTLEGRSRLQEQEQFLDELVKLVREQQVDLIMMAGDVYDSVNPPAAAESLFYEAAARLTEEGRHLVAIAGNHDQPERVAAVRPLVTQSGIQLVGLPTSEVVHVEVARTGERAVIAALPYPSESRLNELLAGDGDEGELRLAYSARVAQLMKGLAQSFRENTVNLAMSHIYVLGGVESDSERPIQVGGAYTVDPSSLDIGAQYTALGHLHRPQAVKGGGLTRYSGSPLAYSFSEAGQAKSVMMLDVSPGKDPVMEEIHLTSGKPLVRWSSRGGLEEVRRWLDEGRDARAFIDLEISLTEAMSMADIQSLRKAHEGIVHIRPIYPGLQSEDTQADRSQLPIHELFRKFYQRQSGGAEPESELVDLFMSLLADHEEETTSEGGGDER; this is encoded by the coding sequence ATGCGTATTTTGCATACAGGAGATTGGCACTTGGGGCGGACGCTGGAAGGCCGCAGCCGTCTGCAGGAGCAGGAACAGTTTCTGGACGAGCTGGTGAAATTGGTCAGGGAGCAGCAGGTGGATCTTATTATGATGGCAGGGGACGTCTATGATAGCGTCAATCCGCCTGCAGCCGCCGAGAGCTTGTTCTATGAGGCTGCCGCCCGCTTGACAGAGGAAGGTAGGCATCTCGTTGCCATTGCGGGCAACCACGATCAGCCGGAGCGGGTGGCCGCAGTCCGGCCGCTTGTTACACAGAGCGGTATTCAGCTTGTAGGTCTGCCCACGAGCGAGGTGGTTCATGTAGAGGTGGCCCGTACCGGAGAGAGAGCGGTGATCGCAGCTCTTCCTTATCCTTCGGAGTCTCGTCTTAACGAGCTGCTAGCCGGTGATGGAGACGAGGGGGAACTGAGGCTGGCTTACAGTGCCCGTGTGGCCCAGCTGATGAAGGGGCTGGCACAGAGCTTTCGTGAAAATACAGTGAATTTGGCGATGAGTCATATCTATGTGCTTGGCGGAGTGGAATCTGACAGCGAACGACCGATCCAGGTTGGCGGCGCCTATACAGTGGATCCGTCATCCCTGGATATTGGAGCCCAATATACGGCTCTTGGACATCTTCACCGTCCGCAGGCTGTGAAGGGTGGGGGGCTGACCCGCTACAGCGGCTCTCCGCTAGCCTACAGCTTCTCTGAAGCCGGTCAAGCGAAATCGGTCATGATGCTGGATGTCTCTCCAGGGAAGGATCCGGTTATGGAAGAGATTCATCTTACCAGCGGCAAGCCTCTGGTAAGATGGAGCAGCCGGGGAGGGCTTGAGGAAGTCCGTCGCTGGTTGGATGAGGGGCGGGACGCCCGAGCGTTTATAGATCTTGAGATTTCGCTGACCGAAGCGATGTCTATGGCCGATATCCAGAGCCTTCGCAAAGCGCATGAGGGAATTGTTCACATTAGACCCATCTATCCTGGACTTCAGTCTGAGGATACGCAAGCTGACCGTTCACAGCTGCCAATCCATGAGCTGTTCAGGAAGTTCTATCAGCGGCAGAGCGGTGGTGCCGAACCGGAATCAGAGCTTGTTGATCTCTTCATGAGCCTGCTTGCCGATCATGAGGAAGAGACCACTTCCGAAGGAGGGGGGGACGAAAGATGA
- a CDS encoding AAA family ATPase, with amino-acid sequence MKPIHLKLSGLQSYREAQEIDFTELCETGLFGIFGPTGSGKSTLLDAITLSLYGKVERAYGGTQGIMNHSEDSLFVSFTFELMSAAGVERYRVERRFKRTGDHSVSNTISRFIAVKPEGEEVLADKLAEVTRCVEDKIGLKMDDFTRAVVLPQGKFAEFLALKGSERRQMLQRLFHLEKYGDLLGQKLSRRVKETEGRLKELAAEQQGLGSASEEALQAAEERMQDAVKQAAAARLELQAAQTAAEELGRLRELVLQQRQLAAEEAQLQQRSPDIAAEESRLKQAMAAEAMRPALTAWKAAAQVAAEREAAAQRAAAAAEASAAQAQRAADAALLAESVLTAEEPGLLRRLEHLEQAKQLQVELKALQQEQAAHAASHAGGQKRRQELAAEAAKEEQLLAKAMHRRQELEAKLKSCEVKAADRRRLQDAVARKDALTAQEQQLQLALKEEQAQQERSLSSHALAEKLSRQEAELASSQQHMLDTALTAGMRLRQLDADLLQLLEQLELKEAGLREQMAASERHIWSVKLAEQLQTGEACPVCGSVHHPAPAASLPHEAGLADTELGQLNNLLPELRELRYEAARGAEAVRGLAEALGKNADLEAVSSEAEAAAAQERHLPIAGDAPLAIAEARGRVTGIQQALKVSGTALAQLQREVKQYQDRRDAWRQESAAAAAERRSVSQQSELMTRKREAVQQEYEAKIQEWEELFPNLSLEAAALEFEKLHAMDTEAEDVRSRLELSVPFIEEKNAKLRSLQEEMAELDRELVQWATRLEGGDKLLQEKLQRLETITSGRSAEQLFAEASDKLDALRKEAKGTRDRQREADTARQETMQAALLARQAAHTAAEQTEQLLERWQAELEQSPFTSEEDASAALLEKGVMEAMELRIGQHRDAEQELRIRLREITARLEGRTVSEEEWSLIQQQLQVCKLRDEVALEGKAKAERDWEDIKVRHLRWKELETVRAELDHQSGLLAKLQSSLRGNAFVEYVAEEQLMSVSHAASQRLRSLTKQRYSLETDSGGGFVICDDANGGIKRPVSTLSGGETFLTSLALALALSAQIQLRGQYPLQFFFLDEGFGTLDPDLLDTVITSLEHLHHDHLAVGVISHVAELRARLPRKLVVIPAESAGQGSRVELEKL; translated from the coding sequence ATGAAGCCAATTCATTTGAAGCTGTCTGGACTGCAGAGCTACCGGGAAGCGCAGGAGATTGATTTCACGGAGCTATGCGAGACGGGGCTGTTCGGAATTTTTGGACCTACGGGAAGCGGCAAGTCCACGCTGCTGGATGCTATAACTCTATCCTTATACGGCAAGGTAGAACGTGCTTATGGCGGCACTCAAGGAATTATGAATCATTCTGAGGATTCTCTGTTTGTCTCGTTTACCTTTGAGCTTATGTCTGCCGCAGGAGTGGAGCGGTACCGGGTCGAGCGCCGATTCAAACGTACAGGGGATCACTCTGTTAGCAATACGATCAGCAGGTTTATTGCCGTTAAGCCGGAAGGGGAAGAGGTGCTTGCTGACAAGCTGGCCGAAGTTACCCGCTGTGTAGAAGATAAGATTGGGCTCAAGATGGATGACTTTACGAGGGCCGTTGTGCTGCCACAGGGGAAATTTGCGGAATTCCTGGCTTTGAAGGGCAGTGAAAGACGGCAGATGCTGCAGCGCTTGTTTCATCTGGAGAAATACGGTGATTTGCTGGGGCAGAAGCTTAGCCGGCGCGTGAAGGAAACAGAGGGACGGCTCAAGGAGCTGGCGGCTGAGCAGCAGGGCCTGGGCAGTGCCTCCGAAGAAGCGCTGCAGGCGGCGGAAGAGCGAATGCAGGACGCTGTGAAGCAAGCCGCCGCCGCTCGTCTGGAGCTCCAGGCCGCCCAAACGGCGGCAGAGGAGCTCGGGCGCCTGCGCGAGCTCGTGCTGCAGCAGCGGCAGCTGGCGGCGGAAGAAGCGCAGCTGCAGCAGCGGAGCCCAGACATCGCTGCCGAGGAGTCCCGCCTGAAGCAGGCGATGGCTGCCGAGGCGATGCGCCCGGCCCTTACCGCCTGGAAGGCGGCCGCCCAGGTTGCGGCTGAGCGGGAAGCCGCAGCGCAGCGTGCCGCCGCCGCCGCTGAAGCAAGCGCGGCTCAGGCGCAGCGTGCCGCTGACGCCGCCCTGCTTGCCGAAAGCGTGCTGACGGCTGAGGAGCCCGGGCTGCTGCGGCGGCTCGAACATCTGGAGCAGGCGAAGCAGCTCCAGGTGGAGCTTAAGGCGCTGCAGCAGGAGCAGGCAGCGCATGCGGCCAGCCATGCCGGCGGCCAGAAGCGCCGGCAGGAACTCGCAGCGGAGGCCGCGAAGGAGGAGCAGCTCCTTGCCAAGGCGATGCACCGGCGCCAGGAGCTGGAGGCTAAGCTGAAGAGCTGCGAGGTGAAGGCGGCGGATCGCCGCCGCCTTCAGGATGCTGTGGCGCGTAAGGATGCGCTCACAGCTCAGGAGCAGCAGCTTCAGCTGGCGCTTAAGGAAGAGCAGGCGCAGCAGGAGCGAAGCCTGAGCAGTCATGCTCTGGCGGAGAAGCTTTCAAGGCAGGAAGCCGAACTCGCATCAAGCCAGCAGCACATGCTGGATACGGCTTTGACGGCAGGAATGAGGCTGAGGCAACTGGACGCCGATTTGCTGCAGCTTCTTGAACAATTGGAGCTCAAGGAAGCAGGGCTTAGGGAGCAAATGGCGGCCAGTGAGCGCCATATCTGGTCTGTGAAGCTTGCGGAGCAGCTGCAGACGGGTGAAGCCTGTCCTGTCTGCGGATCGGTACACCATCCTGCCCCGGCAGCAAGCCTGCCGCATGAAGCGGGGCTTGCGGACACAGAGCTAGGCCAGCTTAACAACCTGCTGCCAGAGCTTCGGGAGCTGCGCTATGAGGCAGCAAGAGGTGCAGAGGCTGTTCGCGGTCTTGCCGAAGCGCTGGGTAAGAATGCTGATCTGGAAGCCGTGTCAAGTGAAGCCGAGGCTGCTGCGGCGCAGGAGAGACATCTGCCTATAGCTGGCGATGCGCCTCTTGCGATTGCTGAAGCTCGGGGACGCGTCACCGGCATCCAGCAGGCGCTTAAGGTCAGCGGGACGGCTCTTGCTCAGCTTCAGCGTGAAGTGAAGCAGTACCAAGACCGCCGGGATGCATGGCGGCAGGAATCTGCGGCAGCTGCGGCAGAGCGGCGCAGTGTGAGTCAGCAAAGCGAGCTGATGACTCGCAAACGCGAAGCGGTTCAGCAGGAATATGAGGCCAAAATACAGGAGTGGGAAGAGCTATTTCCCAACCTTAGCTTGGAGGCAGCAGCTCTGGAGTTTGAGAAGCTGCATGCTATGGATACCGAAGCGGAAGATGTGCGCAGCCGGCTTGAGCTCAGCGTCCCGTTCATTGAGGAGAAGAATGCGAAGCTGCGCTCTCTCCAAGAGGAAATGGCAGAGCTGGACCGGGAGCTGGTCCAATGGGCGACAAGGCTTGAAGGTGGGGACAAGCTGCTGCAGGAGAAGCTGCAGCGGCTTGAGACGATTACCTCCGGCCGTTCGGCGGAACAGCTATTTGCCGAAGCGAGTGACAAGCTGGATGCTCTGCGGAAGGAAGCCAAAGGGACTCGCGATCGACAAAGAGAAGCTGATACGGCGAGACAAGAGACGATGCAGGCGGCCCTTCTGGCTCGTCAGGCAGCTCATACGGCTGCAGAACAAACGGAGCAGCTGCTGGAGCGATGGCAGGCTGAGCTTGAACAGTCGCCCTTCACGAGCGAAGAGGATGCGTCAGCCGCCCTTCTGGAGAAGGGAGTTATGGAAGCGATGGAGCTGCGGATTGGGCAGCACCGGGATGCGGAACAAGAGCTCCGGATTCGGCTTCGGGAAATCACCGCCCGCCTGGAGGGAAGAACTGTTTCCGAAGAAGAGTGGTCTCTTATTCAGCAGCAGCTTCAGGTATGCAAGCTAAGAGATGAGGTAGCCCTGGAAGGGAAGGCTAAGGCGGAAAGAGACTGGGAGGATATCAAGGTTCGACACCTTCGCTGGAAGGAGCTAGAGACTGTTCGGGCGGAGCTGGACCATCAATCCGGCCTCCTTGCTAAGCTGCAGAGCAGCCTGCGCGGGAATGCCTTCGTGGAGTATGTAGCTGAAGAGCAGTTAATGAGCGTAAGTCATGCGGCTTCTCAGCGTCTGCGCTCCCTGACCAAACAGAGATACTCGCTGGAGACCGATTCCGGCGGAGGATTTGTGATCTGTGATGATGCCAATGGGGGCATTAAGCGTCCGGTCTCCACGCTTTCGGGTGGAGAGACGTTCTTGACCTCTTTGGCGCTGGCGCTGGCGCTTTCGGCTCAGATTCAGCTGCGGGGTCAGTATCCGCTTCAGTTCTTCTTTTTGGACGAGGGCTTTGGCACACTTGATCCCGATCTGCTTGATACGGTGATCACTTCTCTGGAGCATTTGCATCATGATCATTTGGCAGTAGGCGTGATCAGCCATGTGGCTGAGCTGCGTGCGCGCCTTCCGCGAAAGCTGGTTGTTATTCCGGCAGAGAGCGCTGGACAAGGCTCGCGAGTTGAATTGGAAAAATTGTAA
- the addA gene encoding helicase-exonuclease AddAB subunit AddA has translation MELVKPVGTHWSDDQWKAIAMSGGNMLVAAAAGSGKTAVLVERIIRKITGASGGIDVDRLLVATFTKAAAAEMRQRIREALEAELEKDPEHEHLRRQLAMLGRASITTLHSFCMEVIQRYYTLIPLDPGFRIASEHETQLLRQEVLEELFEEKYGSESEGSSFLELVDWFSGERSDDAMFYLVQRLYDFSRSHPWPDHWLRSTAAAFTAADTSSLEQSSWVKSIVSDTQLSLDGIIHLLKQGIDLSLSPGGPAPYAVTLQEDLSMVLELKRAVEAGPWSSLHGQFEKAAFGKLKAVRKDQTDPAVQDRVKGFREEAKKSLAELRGQLFGRPAEAFITELHQAGPLMQELAELVISFGERYQAEKKAKSWLDFSDLEHYCLQILRHPGSNPLQVLPSDAALEYQAQYEEVLLDEYQDTNTVQEMIVQLISRPSPGNRFMVGDVKQSIYRFRLAEPGLFLDKYRSYADDFGGEGLRIDLARNFRSRREVVSAVNMLFRQMMNRTVAEIDYDARAELVYGELFPQNEKGLPQYAPELLLMDRSEGGRKPEETGGEAALEEEAPGEEAVEIEAVRLEARAIAARIRSLLGDDGRPLMVYDKRIKASRPARYGDIVILLRSVSAWAPLMIQELMLEGIPASGELNQGYFQATEVEIMLSLLQVIDNPQQDIPLASVLRSPIVGLTEEELAGVRLAASGSSFYEALVKAASGVGLDLDHEEEPNLTHPSEGLEEADLSSVGDGDGELAGKLTIFLDRLEAWRTEARIGELSGLIWRVYRETGYLDWVGGMPGGIQRQANLRALHDRAKQYERSAAAPGLFRFLRFIGRLKETGSDLGAPSTAGEDEESVRIMTIHKSKGLEFPVVFVAGLSKMFNRQDLNSPFLMHKELGFGPKYVDGVTRVSYPTLPNLAIRRRAQMELLAEEMRILYVALTRPKDKLILVSAVKDLSKAAAVWSQALQSEQEMLPDYLLARGRSYLDWIGPALIRQPEAGKLRELAGIPAETSGLFIASGEESLPWKIVTLPLHQIVQAAAVTKDEEKDSAGVEYASPVQRLLTGMGLPSVGDEDPALSERIRASLDWNYPYEISSRISAKTSVTEMKALLTMQEQPPLDAAEMEKIRQESQVLPEQADFKLHLRRPKFMERRQMTPTERGTAYHTVMQHLPFEGTPDQSAEELVQETIHRLVSLQILPASQAEELDNGRIADFLRSPLGDMVRRATWVRRELPFSYGLSAVDAYPKFAPYLEGVQEGSISEVQLRTELDQEIVLIQGIVDCLFELEGRQILLDYKSDRVLAHRGGISALKEQYRSQLELYAAALYDITGVPVEEKWLYFFDTGEAVKL, from the coding sequence ATGGAGCTTGTAAAACCGGTCGGAACCCATTGGAGCGATGATCAGTGGAAGGCGATTGCCATGTCCGGCGGAAATATGCTCGTTGCCGCTGCTGCAGGCTCTGGTAAGACGGCGGTTCTGGTTGAACGGATTATCCGCAAAATAACCGGGGCTTCAGGGGGCATAGACGTTGATCGCTTGCTGGTAGCAACCTTCACCAAAGCAGCAGCTGCCGAGATGCGCCAGCGCATACGTGAGGCGCTGGAGGCGGAGCTTGAGAAGGACCCGGAGCATGAACATTTGCGAAGACAGCTAGCCATGCTTGGACGCGCCTCCATTACGACACTGCATTCTTTCTGCATGGAGGTCATTCAGCGGTATTATACCTTGATTCCCCTTGATCCGGGATTTCGCATTGCCTCCGAGCATGAGACACAGCTGCTGCGGCAGGAAGTGTTGGAGGAGCTGTTTGAGGAAAAATACGGCTCCGAGTCAGAAGGGAGTTCATTCCTGGAGCTGGTTGACTGGTTCAGCGGGGAGCGAAGCGATGATGCAATGTTCTACCTGGTTCAGCGGCTGTACGATTTCTCGCGGAGCCATCCTTGGCCAGATCACTGGTTGCGAAGCACAGCAGCAGCTTTTACAGCCGCCGATACGTCTTCTTTGGAGCAAAGCTCCTGGGTAAAGAGCATTGTGTCGGACACGCAGCTATCCCTGGACGGAATTATTCATCTGCTAAAGCAGGGGATCGATTTGTCTCTTTCTCCGGGGGGTCCTGCTCCGTATGCGGTCACGCTTCAAGAGGATTTGAGCATGGTGCTTGAGCTGAAGCGTGCGGTGGAGGCAGGTCCTTGGTCTTCTCTGCATGGCCAGTTCGAGAAGGCGGCATTTGGCAAGCTGAAGGCTGTTCGTAAGGATCAGACAGATCCGGCAGTTCAGGATCGGGTTAAGGGGTTTCGCGAAGAGGCTAAGAAATCGCTAGCAGAGCTTCGAGGTCAGCTATTTGGAAGGCCTGCTGAGGCATTCATTACAGAGCTGCATCAGGCAGGTCCGCTGATGCAGGAGCTGGCCGAGCTTGTGATCAGTTTCGGTGAACGCTATCAGGCTGAGAAGAAGGCGAAGAGCTGGCTTGATTTCTCTGATCTGGAGCATTACTGTCTGCAAATTCTCCGTCATCCCGGCTCAAATCCTTTGCAGGTGCTCCCATCGGATGCGGCTCTGGAATACCAGGCTCAGTATGAAGAAGTGCTGCTTGACGAGTATCAGGATACGAATACGGTACAGGAAATGATTGTTCAGTTGATCTCTCGGCCTTCCCCGGGCAACCGGTTTATGGTTGGGGATGTGAAGCAGAGTATTTATCGCTTCAGGTTGGCAGAGCCGGGACTGTTCCTGGATAAATATCGCAGCTATGCGGATGATTTTGGCGGGGAAGGCCTGCGAATCGACCTGGCGCGTAATTTCCGCAGCCGGCGCGAGGTGGTAAGCGCCGTTAATATGTTGTTTAGGCAGATGATGAACCGAACCGTTGCTGAGATTGATTATGATGCCAGAGCAGAGCTTGTCTATGGGGAGTTATTTCCGCAGAACGAGAAGGGGCTTCCCCAGTATGCGCCGGAATTACTGCTGATGGACCGCAGTGAAGGCGGAAGAAAGCCGGAAGAGACCGGAGGAGAAGCTGCCCTTGAAGAAGAGGCGCCTGGTGAGGAAGCAGTAGAGATTGAAGCGGTTCGGCTTGAGGCGAGAGCCATTGCTGCTCGAATTCGCTCGCTTCTAGGCGACGATGGAAGACCGCTTATGGTCTATGACAAGCGAATCAAGGCTTCGCGTCCCGCAAGGTATGGCGATATTGTCATCCTGCTTCGCTCTGTCTCTGCATGGGCCCCATTAATGATTCAAGAACTGATGCTGGAAGGGATTCCTGCCTCCGGGGAGCTTAATCAGGGTTATTTCCAAGCGACTGAAGTGGAAATAATGCTGTCCTTACTGCAAGTCATTGACAATCCGCAGCAAGATATACCGCTAGCCTCCGTTCTTCGTTCTCCGATCGTAGGTTTGACAGAGGAAGAGCTGGCAGGCGTTCGTCTTGCTGCTTCCGGAAGCAGCTTCTATGAAGCGCTTGTGAAGGCTGCTTCGGGAGTCGGCCTTGATCTGGATCATGAGGAGGAACCGAACCTTACGCATCCAAGCGAGGGTCTGGAGGAAGCGGACTTGAGCTCAGTTGGCGATGGAGATGGTGAGCTGGCGGGCAAGCTGACTATTTTTTTGGACCGACTTGAGGCTTGGCGAACCGAAGCGCGTATAGGTGAGCTAAGCGGACTTATATGGCGGGTGTACCGGGAGACGGGGTACCTGGATTGGGTTGGAGGTATGCCGGGAGGGATTCAGCGGCAAGCCAACCTTAGAGCACTGCATGACCGGGCCAAGCAGTATGAACGGTCTGCTGCGGCTCCCGGCCTTTTCCGCTTCTTGCGCTTTATCGGAAGACTGAAGGAGACAGGGAGTGATCTTGGTGCCCCGTCTACGGCAGGTGAAGATGAAGAGTCGGTTCGGATTATGACGATTCACAAAAGTAAGGGGCTGGAGTTCCCGGTTGTTTTTGTGGCCGGGTTATCCAAAATGTTTAATAGGCAGGATTTGAATTCGCCGTTCCTTATGCACAAGGAACTTGGCTTTGGTCCTAAATATGTGGATGGGGTTACCCGTGTAAGCTATCCGACACTTCCCAATCTGGCGATTCGGCGCAGGGCTCAGATGGAGCTGCTCGCCGAAGAGATGCGGATTCTATATGTGGCGCTCACTCGTCCAAAAGACAAGCTGATTCTGGTATCCGCAGTGAAGGACTTGAGTAAGGCGGCGGCTGTATGGAGTCAGGCTTTGCAGAGTGAGCAGGAAATGCTGCCCGATTATCTGCTGGCCAGAGGCCGCAGTTATTTGGACTGGATTGGGCCGGCTTTAATTAGACAGCCTGAAGCTGGCAAGCTTCGGGAACTGGCGGGCATTCCTGCTGAAACCTCTGGCCTTTTCATAGCTAGCGGGGAAGAGTCTCTTCCTTGGAAAATCGTTACGCTGCCACTTCATCAGATTGTGCAGGCTGCAGCCGTAACCAAGGATGAAGAGAAGGACAGTGCAGGTGTGGAATATGCCTCCCCTGTTCAGCGCCTTCTTACAGGAATGGGGCTTCCTTCGGTGGGAGATGAGGACCCTGCATTATCCGAGCGCATAAGAGCCTCCCTGGATTGGAACTATCCTTATGAAATTTCAAGCCGAATTTCGGCCAAGACCTCGGTCACTGAGATGAAGGCGCTGCTGACTATGCAGGAGCAGCCTCCGCTGGATGCTGCCGAGATGGAGAAGATTCGGCAGGAGAGCCAGGTGCTGCCGGAACAGGCGGATTTCAAGCTCCATTTGCGTCGGCCAAAATTTATGGAGCGTAGACAGATGACACCAACGGAGCGGGGAACAGCTTATCACACGGTGATGCAGCACCTTCCCTTCGAGGGTACACCTGACCAATCGGCAGAAGAGCTGGTGCAAGAGACAATTCATAGGCTCGTAAGCCTGCAAATTCTACCCGCCTCACAGGCTGAGGAGCTAGACAACGGACGGATTGCGGATTTTTTGCGAAGTCCACTGGGAGATATGGTGAGACGAGCTACGTGGGTCCGCAGAGAGCTGCCATTCAGCTACGGCTTGTCCGCGGTGGACGCTTATCCGAAATTTGCCCCTTATCTGGAGGGTGTTCAGGAAGGTAGCATATCTGAGGTTCAGCTCCGGACAGAATTGGATCAGGAGATTGTGTTGATTCAAGGGATTGTAGATTGTTTGTTTGAGTTGGAAGGCCGGCAGATTCTGCTGGATTACAAGAGCGACCGGGTGCTGGCGCACCGTGGTGGCATTTCAGCGCTGAAGGAGCAGTACCGCAGCCAGCTTGAGCTGTATGCGGCCGCTCTCTACGACATTACAGGCGTGCCTGTGGAGGAGAAATGGCTGTATTTCTTCGACACCGGCGAAGCAGTAAAGCTATGA
- the rpsU gene encoding 30S ribosomal protein S21, with protein sequence MSETKVRKNETIDAALRRFKRSIAKDGVLAEVKKRKHYEKPSVKRKKKSEAARKRKF encoded by the coding sequence GTGTCTGAAACTAAAGTTCGCAAAAACGAGACAATTGATGCTGCGCTTCGTCGCTTTAAGCGTTCCATCGCAAAGGATGGTGTCTTGGCTGAGGTCAAGAAACGCAAGCATTATGAGAAGCCAAGCGTAAAGCGCAAGAAAAAGTCTGAGGCTGCTCGTAAGAGAAAGTTTTAG
- a CDS encoding histidine triad nucleotide-binding protein, producing the protein MDCLFCKIAEGTIPSNKVYEDEKFLVFHDIQPAAPTHVLIIPKKHIATMNDAEGADFELIGELHKVAQEAAKKLGIAETGYRLINNCGPDGEQSVYHIHYHLLGGARLGALTGISSSHA; encoded by the coding sequence ATGGATTGTTTGTTCTGTAAGATTGCTGAAGGTACAATTCCTTCCAATAAAGTTTATGAAGATGAGAAGTTTCTCGTATTTCATGATATTCAGCCGGCAGCACCTACACATGTGCTGATCATTCCGAAGAAGCATATTGCTACGATGAATGATGCTGAGGGGGCGGATTTTGAACTGATTGGCGAGCTGCACAAGGTTGCACAGGAGGCTGCTAAGAAACTGGGCATTGCCGAGACGGGCTACCGTCTGATTAACAACTGCGGGCCGGATGGCGAGCAGAGTGTGTATCATATCCACTACCATCTGCTTGGGGGAGCAAGGCTGGGTGCGCTTACAGGAATCTCTAGTTCCCACGCTTAG